The Halopseudomonas sabulinigri genome window below encodes:
- a CDS encoding serine/threonine protein kinase, protein MDAHHPFALLTPDTVLDAVESLGFVSDARTLTLNSYENRVFQVGIEDAQPLIAKFYRPLRWSDESILEEHQFSLELVEREIPVIPPMQINGETLFEFAGFRFSLFKRFGGRAPEFENPDHLLMLGRLVGRLHAVGAMRPFDHRPELTVETFGTDSLDFLRSTNVVPDGLQAAYFSVAEDLLKVVAERFAAHPCTTLRLHGDLHVGNLLWRDESLYMVDLDDCRQGPAIQDLWMMLSGERDQRQAQLAELADGYNEFYDFDPSQLALIEPLRSLRLINYSAWLARRWDDPAFPMHFPWFASERYWAEQILTLREQRAAMDEPVLRLF, encoded by the coding sequence ATGGACGCGCACCATCCCTTTGCTTTGCTCACCCCCGATACCGTACTCGACGCTGTCGAGTCATTGGGCTTTGTCTCCGATGCCCGCACGCTCACCCTCAACAGCTATGAAAACCGGGTGTTTCAGGTTGGCATCGAAGATGCTCAGCCGCTGATCGCCAAGTTCTACCGTCCGCTGCGCTGGAGCGATGAATCCATTCTTGAAGAGCACCAGTTCTCCCTGGAGCTGGTCGAGCGCGAGATACCGGTCATTCCGCCGATGCAGATCAATGGCGAAACCCTGTTCGAGTTCGCCGGCTTCCGCTTCAGCCTGTTCAAGCGTTTTGGCGGCCGTGCACCCGAATTCGAAAACCCGGATCACCTGCTCATGCTGGGCCGCCTGGTCGGCCGGCTACACGCGGTTGGCGCCATGCGGCCCTTCGATCACCGGCCCGAGCTGACAGTAGAAACCTTCGGCACCGACAGCCTGGATTTTTTGCGCAGCACGAATGTGGTACCAGACGGCCTGCAAGCCGCCTACTTTTCGGTCGCAGAGGACCTGCTCAAGGTGGTCGCCGAGCGCTTCGCCGCACACCCGTGCACCACACTCCGGCTGCACGGCGACCTGCACGTCGGCAATCTGCTCTGGCGCGATGAAAGCCTGTACATGGTCGATCTGGATGACTGCCGCCAGGGCCCGGCCATTCAGGACCTGTGGATGATGTTGTCCGGCGAGCGCGACCAACGTCAGGCCCAGCTGGCCGAGCTGGCCGATGGCTACAACGAATTCTACGATTTTGATCCCAGCCAATTGGCGCTGATTGAGCCGCTGCGCAGCCTGCGACTGATCAACTACAGCGCCTGGCTGGCACGCCGATGGGACGACCCGGCCTTCCCGATGCACTTCCCTTGGTTTGCCAGCGAACGCTATTGGGCCGAGCAAATACTGACCCTGCGAGAACAGCGCGCGGCGATGGATGAGCCGGTGCTACGCCTGTTCTGA
- a CDS encoding ComF family protein, which produces MPQADALCGQCLQRPPPFAHATAPLLYRFPVDSLVPAFKYHRQNAYGRLLAQLMLLHLTHYLAQFPERRPDLLMAMPMHSARQAQRGYNQAFELARPLASALQLPLERKALQRSRATQPQQGLTARQRQQNLHDAFCCSQPAQITGRDIALVDDVMTTGTSAAEATRTLLRAGANSVQIWCAARTP; this is translated from the coding sequence TTGCCTCAGGCCGATGCGCTCTGTGGTCAGTGTCTGCAGCGCCCGCCACCCTTCGCGCATGCTACCGCACCGCTGCTTTACCGCTTTCCCGTGGACTCGCTGGTGCCTGCCTTCAAGTACCACCGGCAGAATGCCTATGGCCGATTGCTCGCTCAGCTGATGTTGCTGCATCTGACTCATTATCTGGCGCAATTCCCCGAGCGCCGTCCTGACCTGCTGATGGCCATGCCGATGCATTCGGCACGGCAAGCACAGCGTGGTTACAACCAAGCCTTTGAACTGGCCCGCCCGCTGGCTAGCGCTCTGCAGCTGCCCTTAGAACGCAAGGCGCTGCAGCGCAGCCGCGCTACGCAGCCGCAACAGGGCCTGACCGCCCGCCAGCGCCAGCAAAATCTGCACGATGCCTTTTGTTGCAGCCAACCGGCGCAGATCACCGGGCGTGACATCGCCCTGGTCGATGATGTGATGACCACCGGCACCAGCGCTGCCGAAGCCACCCGCACCCTGCTGCGCGCGGGCGCAAACTCAGTGCAGATCTGGTGCGCCGCGCGCACGCCTTGA
- the bioB gene encoding biotin synthase BioB → MTASVTRHDWTPADVLALFRLPFNDLLFRAQTVHREHFDPNRVQVSTLLSIKTGACPEDCKYCPQSGHYNTGLDKEKLLEVQKVLDEAAAAKKIGATRFCMGAAWKHPSEKDMPYVLQMVRGVRELGLETCMTLGKLTKEQTAALADAGLDYYNHNLDTSPEFYGNIITTRTYGDRLETLAYVRDAGMKICSGGILGMGESVEDRAGLLIQLANLPEHPESVPINMLVKVKGTPLENAEDVDPFDFIRTLAVARIMMPKSHVRLSAGREQMNEQTQSLAFFAGANSIFYGERLLTTANPQAEKDMLLFERLGIKPEEREEHDDEVHQAAIEQALVEQRDSALFSNAAAG, encoded by the coding sequence ATGACAGCTTCCGTGACTCGCCACGACTGGACGCCCGCCGATGTTCTGGCGCTGTTCCGCCTGCCCTTCAATGACCTGTTGTTCCGCGCCCAGACGGTGCACCGTGAGCACTTTGATCCCAACCGAGTCCAGGTCTCCACGCTGCTGTCGATCAAGACCGGCGCCTGCCCGGAAGACTGCAAGTACTGCCCGCAGTCGGGCCATTACAATACCGGCCTGGATAAGGAAAAGCTGCTGGAAGTACAGAAAGTGCTGGATGAGGCCGCCGCGGCCAAGAAGATTGGTGCCACGCGTTTCTGTATGGGCGCCGCCTGGAAGCACCCCTCCGAGAAAGATATGCCTTATGTGTTGCAGATGGTTCGCGGCGTGCGCGAGCTGGGGTTGGAAACCTGCATGACCCTGGGCAAGCTGACCAAAGAGCAGACCGCGGCGTTGGCCGACGCCGGATTGGATTATTACAACCATAACCTGGATACCTCGCCGGAGTTCTACGGCAACATCATCACCACGCGCACTTACGGCGATCGGCTGGAAACCCTGGCCTACGTGCGTGATGCGGGCATGAAAATCTGCTCCGGCGGCATTCTGGGTATGGGCGAGTCGGTCGAAGACCGTGCGGGTCTGCTGATTCAGTTGGCCAATTTGCCGGAACACCCTGAGAGCGTACCGATCAACATGCTGGTCAAGGTCAAGGGCACGCCACTGGAGAACGCCGAAGACGTCGACCCCTTCGACTTTATCCGCACGCTGGCGGTCGCGCGCATCATGATGCCCAAATCCCACGTGCGTCTGTCCGCCGGCCGTGAACAGATGAATGAGCAAACCCAATCGCTGGCCTTTTTTGCCGGTGCCAATTCGATCTTCTACGGCGAGCGCTTGCTGACCACCGCCAACCCACAGGCGGAGAAGGACATGCTGTTGTTCGAGCGCCTGGGCATCAAGCCCGAAGAGCGTGAAGAGCACGACGACGAGGTGCATCAGGCCGCGATCGAGCAGGCGCTGGTCGAGCAGCGCGACAGCGCGTTGTTCAGCAACGCTGCGGCGGGTTAA
- the bioF gene encoding 8-amino-7-oxononanoate synthase — MPFDLSARLAERRAAHLYRRRPLLDAPQGVRVRVDGEELLAFCNNDYLGLANHPEVIDAFVAGAQRWGVGGGASHLVVGHSAPHHELEEALAVFTRRPRALLMSSGYMANLGTVTALVGQGDTVLEDRLNHASLLDAGLLSGARFSRYLHNDPASLASRLDKATGNTLVVTDGVFSMDGDLANLPALCAQTRQRGGWMMVDDAHGFGCLGAEGGGIVEHYGLGLDDVPVLVGTLGKAFGTAGAFVAGSEELIESLIQFARPYIYTTSQPPAVACATLKSLQLLREEQWRRSHLQQLIKRFRTGAAGLGLQLMDSPTPIQPILVGSSDRALALSAALRERGILVTAIRPPTVPRGTARLRVTLCAAHSEDDVAQLLQALEAALAALPDEEKIHEHH, encoded by the coding sequence GTGCCCTTTGACCTGTCTGCCCGCCTGGCCGAGCGCCGGGCTGCCCATCTCTATCGCCGCCGACCCCTGCTGGATGCCCCGCAGGGCGTACGCGTGCGAGTGGATGGCGAAGAGCTGCTGGCGTTCTGCAACAATGATTATCTGGGGTTGGCCAATCATCCCGAGGTGATCGACGCCTTTGTGGCCGGCGCACAGCGTTGGGGCGTGGGCGGCGGCGCTTCACACCTGGTGGTCGGGCACAGCGCGCCACACCACGAACTGGAAGAGGCGCTGGCAGTGTTTACCCGCCGCCCACGTGCTTTGCTGATGTCCAGCGGTTACATGGCCAATCTGGGCACGGTGACGGCATTGGTAGGGCAGGGCGATACCGTGCTGGAGGACCGTCTCAATCACGCCTCGCTGCTCGATGCGGGCCTGTTGAGTGGCGCGCGTTTCTCACGTTATCTGCACAACGACCCTGCGAGCCTTGCCTCACGTCTGGACAAGGCAACCGGTAACACCCTGGTCGTGACCGATGGTGTGTTCAGTATGGATGGTGATCTCGCCAACCTGCCGGCGCTCTGCGCTCAGACTCGCCAGCGCGGCGGCTGGATGATGGTGGATGATGCGCACGGCTTCGGCTGTCTGGGTGCAGAGGGCGGCGGCATCGTCGAGCACTATGGGCTGGGGCTGGATGATGTGCCGGTGCTGGTCGGTACCCTGGGCAAGGCTTTTGGCACCGCTGGCGCCTTTGTTGCCGGCAGCGAGGAGCTGATTGAAAGTCTGATTCAGTTTGCCCGCCCCTATATTTACACCACCAGTCAGCCTCCGGCAGTCGCCTGTGCCACGCTCAAAAGCCTGCAGCTGCTGCGGGAAGAGCAATGGCGGCGTAGCCACTTGCAGCAGTTGATCAAGCGTTTCCGCACTGGTGCTGCCGGTCTGGGCCTGCAACTGATGGATAGTCCGACCCCGATACAACCCATCCTGGTTGGTAGTAGCGATCGCGCGCTGGCGTTGTCGGCAGCACTACGGGAGCGCGGTATTCTGGTGACCGCTATCCGCCCGCCAACGGTACCGCGCGGCACAGCGCGGTTGCGGGTAACCCTGTGCGCCGCGCACAGTGAAGATGATGTGGCGCAGTTGCTGCAGGCGCTGGAAGCTGCCCTAGCAGCATTGCCGGACGAAGAGAAGATCCATGAACACCATTAA
- a CDS encoding alpha/beta fold hydrolase — translation MNTINLLPGWSLAASNLAALQQALQGSLPDYSLINHELPPMQMSNLEADLEQLASSLLPGWLVGWSLGGVLAVQLLRRYPERFCGVVTIASNACFAARADWPEAMPADTFKAFFSEARENPEKIRKRFALLVTQGAAQPRELSRQLKWTDADPLQRLNHLALLGVLDNRAHLRRCEQPVLHILAAQDALVPAAVAAELQALNTQARVAVHPQSSHALPLEEPQWLAQQIADWVQQA, via the coding sequence ATGAACACCATTAATCTGTTACCTGGCTGGTCATTGGCCGCCAGCAATCTTGCTGCCCTGCAACAAGCGTTGCAGGGCAGCCTGCCAGACTACAGCCTGATCAATCATGAGCTGCCGCCGATGCAGATGTCGAATCTGGAGGCAGACCTCGAACAGCTGGCCAGCAGCTTGCTTCCCGGCTGGCTGGTGGGTTGGTCGCTGGGCGGCGTGCTCGCTGTTCAGCTGCTGAGGCGTTATCCAGAGAGGTTCTGCGGGGTTGTGACGATTGCCAGCAACGCCTGTTTCGCGGCGCGTGCTGATTGGCCAGAAGCCATGCCAGCCGACACGTTCAAGGCGTTCTTCAGCGAAGCGCGCGAGAACCCGGAGAAAATTCGTAAGCGCTTTGCGCTGCTGGTGACACAGGGTGCGGCGCAGCCGCGCGAGCTAAGCCGGCAGCTGAAATGGACTGACGCCGACCCGCTACAGCGTTTGAACCACCTGGCCTTGCTGGGGGTGCTGGATAACCGCGCTCATTTGCGTCGCTGCGAACAGCCGGTACTGCACATTCTGGCGGCGCAGGATGCCCTGGTTCCGGCGGCTGTGGCGGCTGAACTGCAGGCGCTTAATACGCAGGCGAGAGTAGCTGTACATCCGCAGTCCAGCCATGCGTTGCCGTTGGAGGAACCACAGTGGTTAGCGCAGCAGATTGCCGATTGGGTGCAGCAGGCGTGA